GCTTCGCGTGCAAGGCCTGCGGCTTCGTCGAGCACGCGGACCACAACTCGTCCCACAACATCACCCGAAGAGGGTGGATGGCATGGGTCTGCGGGGCCCAGTCAACGGCCCCAGCCCTCACACTCATCGCGTGAGAGCCGGACGCAGCCGGGACCCACCACAGCCAGTGATGACCCGAGCAGCAAGCCCCGGACTTCAGTCCGGGTAGTTGACCGGCTGTGCCTTCTGGCACGGACGTCGAAGGTGGCGGGGTACTTCGCGGATGCGGCTGAGCTCCAGCTCCAGGCCTCTTCCATCGGAAGCTATGCCTCGATGCTTGTACTCGGCCTGTTGCAGACCGAGTCGTATGCGCGGGCGCTCACCCGCGCGTCACACCCGTTCGCCGCTCAGGACGTCATCGAGGGTCATGTGCGGACACGCATGGAACGCACAAGCCTTCTCGACTCACCCACCGCGCCGGTGCTTTGGTTGGTCATTCACGAAGCAGCTCTGCTTCTGCCGGTAGGGGGGAACGCCGTGATGGCCGAGCAGCTCGCCCACCTCGCCGAGCGAACGGCCTCCCGCCCGCGCATCGTCACGCAGGTGCTCCCGTTCTCCGCCGGAGCGCACCCCTTCCTGCACGCGTCAATGACGCTGATTCAGTTCACCGAGGCGCCCGCAGTCGTGTATACGGAGGGCGCCTAGAGCGGCCAACTCGTCGAAGAACCGCTGCTGGTGGAGCAGTACAGCACCGCATACGATCTGGCCAGGGCTGCCGCGCTGTCGCCGGAGGCGTCCCTTGACCGGATCGCCTCGGCGGCAAAGGAGTTCGCGACGCCATGAGCACCACACCTGACCTGACCACCGCTGCCTGGCGCACGTCGTCGTACAGCAATGGCGACGGCGGCGACTGCGTCGAGATCGCCGACAACCTCCCCGGCATCGTCCCCGTACGCGACAGCAAGACCGGCCCCGAGGGGCCGGCGATCACCTTCGCGACGAGCCGCTGGGCGCCCTTTGTCGCGGCCCTCGCCAATGGCTCGCTCTGACGGGAACTCCCGCGGGCCCGTCGCGCGTCATGAAGATCGTGACGGACATGGACGACATGATGCTCGACGAACTCAGCGAGATCTGGGACGACATACGCGAGAACTACGACACATCCAACAACAGCGCCTACGACCGGACGGTGCTCGACTGCGCCGCCGATCTCGCCGCCGACCCCGGTGGCGATTCGGCCTATGCGTGGGCGATCGGGCTGGCGATAATGGCCCCCTACCTCACCTGGCTGCCGGGTGCAGGCGTCGCACAGCAGGCTGTGACGGCGCTGGAGGCGGCTGACAGGGCTCTGCGGGACCGCAGTTGCCCGCACAGCTCGCATCCCTACGAGAGCCACGAAGACGAGGCGGACGAGGACCTCGCCGGGCTGCTGCCGGCACTCGCCGACGAGACGGCGGACTGGAACGAGGAGCGTCCTCGGGACGAATGGCGTTGCCCGCGCAACGCGGCCGGATTCGCGCGGATCGCTCTGGACATCGTCCACCCCGGATCGGCCACGGACATACCGCCCCGTCTGCCGGCGGAGGCGAAGGACAGCATCAGTACGCTGTCGGCACTGCTGCACGGGTACCCGAAGCCGTGGACCGACATCAACGAAGAGATCAGCGGCCAGGCGTCGGAGCTGTCCTGTGCGGCCCCGGCGGACCGTGCCGGGCGTCTGATGGTGGTCAGGGCCGCGACCTGGTACGCGGTCTCCGGCATGGTGCGTGCGAAGTCCGTACTCGACCGCCTGGTAGGGGCGGTGGAGGAGGCGCTGCCCCACTTCACCGACCGCGACTGCGCCCACGACGGGCATCCGGCCCTGCCGAGCAGCGGGCCGAACGCCGCGGAGCTCGGCATCATGCTGAGCAGTGCCGGCGGCCGGGAGATCTTCGAACGGCGCCGCATCGCGGCGGGCCGGAACACCCCGCTCGACGAACTCGTGTGCCCGGTGCTCATCGCGGAGGTCGCACAGGAGACTCTGTCGTTGCTGCGCAAGCGGCGCGACGAGCTCTTCGGGGAGCGCGACACCTCGCACGCAGACGCCGAATACCTGCGTGCGGACGGCAGGCTGGACATCGGGAAGCTCGTGGAGCGGACGGACAACAAGAGCTGGAACGAGGAGTACGCCGACGATCTGGCTCTGTGGGCCGCCCGTCGTCACGGGCAGTCCGCCGACGATCGGGATCGCACCGTACTGCTGCTCGTGGCCCACCAGGCGACGGCCATCTCCTACCCGAGCCCTCCGCTCTCCGTCGTCCGGGGCGTCCTGGCCACCATGCGCGCAGTCGCTGCGGCTCCCCTGCCCGCCGAGTGCCTGCATGAGGACGAGCATCCAGTGATGCGGCGCGCGGAGTTCCGCGCCGGCATGTCCCACTTCTGGGCCCCGGAGGAGTTCCCGCCGGGCGAGGACGCCCGCAGCGCGGAGTCCTGGACCTGCCCGCGGTTCGCGGCTGCGGTCGCCGAGGAGACCATCGGCGACCTGGCGGACCTCTACGAGGAGGACGAGCTCGCCGACGAGGGCTGACGTCCGGCGAGCCCCCTCAGGGCTACGGGGTGTCCGGGACCGCGGTGGGGAACAGGCTCTCCGGCAGGGTCACGTTCCACGCCGTGATGACCGGCTGGCCGTGTTCCCTGCCGAGCCGGGACACGGCGCCGGTCGCGAGCTGGAAGAGCGTGCCCTCCGCCGGGGTCAGGCCGAGGTAGCGGGCCGTCAGGACGCGCAGGAAGTGGGAGTGCGCGACGAGCACGATGTCCTCGTCCCCTGCGCGTTCGGCGGCTTCCCCGACCTCGGCCAGGATCCGGTCGGCCCGTTCGCCGACGGCCGCCGGGGTCTCGCCGGGGTGCGCCTCGGGGCCGGCGGTGACGCCGTCGGTCCAGAGGTTCCAGTCGGGGCGGGTGAGATGGATGTCGTGGGTGGTGATGCCCTCGTAACCGCCGTAGTCCCACTCGCGCAGCTCGGGGGTGATGCGGGGCGCGACGAGACCCGCGAGTTCGGCGGTGCGCCGGGCCCGTACCGAGGGGCTGACCAGGGTGAGCGCGATGTGCCGGTCGGCGAGCAGGGGGGCGAGGGCACGGGCCTGGCGTTCGCCGAGGGGTGTCAGGGGCA
This genomic interval from Streptomyces sp. NBC_00464 contains the following:
- a CDS encoding DUF5753 domain-containing protein, with translation MAGYFADAAELQLQASSIGSYASMLVLGLLQTESYARALTRASHPFAAQDVIEGHVRTRMERTSLLDSPTAPVLWLVIHEAALLLPVGGNAVMAEQLAHLAERTASRPRIVTQVLPFSAGAHPFLHASMTLIQFTEAPAVVYTEGA
- a CDS encoding histidine phosphatase family protein; the protein is MGELILIRHGETEWSRNGQHTSHTDLPLTPLGERQARALAPLLADRHIALTLVSPSVRARRTAELAGLVAPRITPELREWDYGGYEGITTHDIHLTRPDWNLWTDGVTAGPEAHPGETPAAVGERADRILAEVGEAAERAGDEDIVLVAHSHFLRVLTARYLGLTPAEGTLFQLATGAVSRLGREHGQPVITAWNVTLPESLFPTAVPDTP
- a CDS encoding DUF397 domain-containing protein, whose protein sequence is MSTTPDLTTAAWRTSSYSNGDGGDCVEIADNLPGIVPVRDSKTGPEGPAITFATSRWAPFVAALANGSL